From Nostoc flagelliforme CCNUN1, a single genomic window includes:
- a CDS encoding filamentous hemagglutinin N-terminal domain-containing protein: MSGITQDWRCWCSSLVVGSVLIASLQEHVFAQITPDGTLPNNSIVTPDGNTLNITGGTQAGSNLFHSFSEFSVPTGGTASFNNALDIQNIISRVTGGSASNIDGLIRANGAANLFLINPNGIIFGQNASLNIGGSFVGTTANALQFGNRGFFSATEKNIPSPLLTVNPSALLFNQINQNGGIQNNSVAPAGKDPAGFNELGLRVPDGKSLLLVGGNVSIYIWTRKCGECDSTGTRCC, from the coding sequence ATGTCAGGAATAACTCAAGATTGGCGGTGTTGGTGTAGTAGTTTGGTGGTGGGAAGTGTGTTAATTGCTTCTTTGCAAGAGCATGTCTTTGCCCAAATTACTCCAGATGGCACTTTGCCTAATAATTCGATTGTTACACCAGATGGCAACACCCTCAATATCACAGGGGGAACGCAAGCAGGAAGTAATTTGTTTCACAGCTTTAGCGAGTTTTCTGTTCCTACTGGTGGCACTGCTTCTTTTAATAATGCTTTAGATATTCAAAATATTATCAGTCGGGTAACAGGTGGGTCAGCTTCTAATATTGATGGATTAATTCGCGCTAACGGTGCTGCCAACCTATTTCTGATTAATCCGAATGGTATTATTTTTGGACAGAATGCTTCGTTAAATATTGGTGGTTCTTTTGTTGGAACTACAGCGAATGCACTGCAATTTGGAAATCGAGGATTTTTTAGTGCTACTGAGAAAAATATCCCTTCACCCTTGTTGACTGTTAATCCTTCAGCATTGCTGTTTAATCAGATTAATCAAAACGGAGGGATTCAAAATAACTCAGTTGCACCCGCAGGAAAAGACCCAGCAGGCTTTAATGAATTAGGTTTACGAGTACCAGATGGAAAAAGTTTGCTGCTGGTGGGTGGGAATGTCAGCATTTACATTTGGACAAGGAAATGCGGGGAATGTGA